In Notamacropus eugenii isolate mMacEug1 chromosome 1, mMacEug1.pri_v2, whole genome shotgun sequence, one genomic interval encodes:
- the SLC31A1 gene encoding high affinity copper uptake protein 1, whose amino-acid sequence MDSGHGHGMSHMDHMSHMNHSTTVPPHHHPSTTPSHSHGGGDMMMMMPMTFYFGYKNVELLFSGLIINTPGEMAGAFVAIFLLAMFYEGLKIGRESLLRKSQVSIRYNSMPVPGPNGTILMETHKTVGQQMLSFPHLLQTVLHVIQVVISYFLMLIFMTYNGYLCIAVAAGAGTGYFLFSWKKAVVVDITEHCH is encoded by the exons atggactctgGACACGGTCATGGGATGAGCCATATGGACCATATGAGCCATATGAACCATAGTACCACTGTGCCCCCCCACCATCATCCATCCACTACACCCTCTCACAGTCATGGAGGAGgagacatgatgatgatgatg CCCATGACCTTCTATTTTGGCTATAAGAATGTGGAATTGTTGTTTTCTGGATTAATTATCAATACACCTGGGG AAATGGCTGGGGCATTTGTGGCTATCTTTTTGTTAGCAATGTTCTATGAAGGCCTCAAGATAGGACGGGAGAGCCTGCTTCGTAAATCCCAGGTCAGCATTCGCTACAACTCCATGCCAGTCCCAGGGCCAAATGGAACCATCCTTATGGAAACACATAAAACTGTTGG GCAACAGATGCTGAGTTTCCCTCACCTTCTGCAGACAGTGCTGCATGTCATCCAGGTGGTCATTAGCTACTTCCTTATGCTTATCTTTATGACCTACAATGGCTACCTCTGCATCGCAGTGGCAGCAGGGGCTGGAACAGGCTACTTTCTCTTCAGCTGGAAGAAGGCAGTGGTAGTGGACATCACAGAGCACTGCCATTAA